One genomic region from Microtus ochrogaster isolate Prairie Vole_2 unplaced genomic scaffold, MicOch1.0 UNK46, whole genome shotgun sequence encodes:
- the LOC101985111 gene encoding taste receptor type 2 member 13-like, which produces MESTLYIIFTIVIVAEFVFGNLSNGFIVLTNCIDWVRKRMLSSVGWILLSLAISRVVLIWEMLLTWLKYMQYSFAFVAGTELRVIMLSWVVSNHFSLWLATILSMFYLLKIASFSRPVFLYLKWRIKKVLLTILLGNVIFLLFNIMQINKHTEEWMHQYERNTTWNFRTSCFSRVSKLITFNMIMFSLTPIVVSLVSFILLILSLWKHLQKMQLNFRGEQDSSTKAHMNAMKIMVSFLLLYASYFISFFISFIPMAHEKGLDHLLSLTVGLFYPSCHSFILILGHANLRQACLLVLRQLRCEKKH; this is translated from the coding sequence ATGGAAAGTACCCTGTACATCATCTTCACTATAGTCATCGTTGCAGAGTTTGTTTTTGGAAATCTGAGCAATGGATTCATTGTGCTGACAAACTGCATTGACTGGGTCAGGAAGAGAATGCTTTCCTCCGTTGGCTGGATCCTGCTTTCGTTGGCCATTTCCAGAGTGGTTTTGATCTGGGAAATGTTACTAACATGGCTAAAATATATGCAGTATTCATTTGCATTTGTTGCTGGAACAGAATTAAGAGTTATTATGTTGTCCTGGGTAGTTTCCAATCACTTCAGTCTCTGGCTTGCCACCATCCTCAGCATGTTTTATTTGCTCAAAATAGCCAGTTTCTCCAggcctgtttttctttatctgaagtggagaataaagaaagtgcttctGACCATCCTTCTGGGAAATGTGATCTTCTTGCTTTTCAACAtaatgcaaataaacaaacatacagagGAGTGGATGCATCAGTATGAGAGAAACACAACCTGGAATTTTAGAACAAGTTGTTTTTCAAGGGTTTCAAAGCTAATAACATTCAACATGATTATGTTCTCTTTAACACCAATTGTTGTGTCCCTGGTCTCCTTCATCCTGTTAATTCTCTCCCTTTGGAAACATCTCCAGAAGATGCAGCTAAATTTCAGAGGGGAACAAGACTCCAGCACAAAAGCCCACATGAATGCCATGAAAATTATGGTCTCCTTCCTTTTACTCTATGCCTCTTATTTCATATCcttttttatatcatttattccTATGGCACACGAAAAAGGACTAGATCACTTGCTTAGCCTGACTGTTGGGCTTTTCTACCCTTCGTGCCACTCATTTATCTTGATTTTGGGACATGCTAATTTAAGGCAGGCCTGTCTTTTGGTGCTCAGGCAGCTGAGATGTGAGAAAAAGCATTAG
- the LOC102001707 gene encoding taste receptor type 2 member 120-like, whose amino-acid sequence MMNLLEWIVTIIIMTEFLLGNCVNIFIILVNASDCIKRSKVSSADRIITALAVSRTGILWAMLMNWHSAVFTTDIYSAQKRVWCCIIWEVNNHFSNWLGTILSMFYLFKIANFSNPLFLHLKRKTEKVLLMIFLGTFLFLVSYVRMINNKIAWVNDYEGNVTLKNKLKDITGLANLHLFGMINIIPLCISLTCVLLLIYSLGKHLRNMKYHGKGCQDTSTTVHIKALKTVVSFLLLYATYSFCVVIAGWSLHNAPVFLFSITIGAIYPTGHSFILIWGNQKLKQALQLFLKQVRC is encoded by the coding sequence ATGATGAATTTACTGGAATGGATTGTCACCATTATAATAATGACGGAATTTCTCTTAGGGAACTGTGTCAATATCTTCATTATTCTTGTGAACGCCAGTGACTGTATCAAGAGAAGTAAGGTCTCCTCCGCGGACAGAATCATAACTGCTCTTGCCGTCTCCAGAACTGGTATACTCTGGGCAATGTTAATGAACTGGCATTCAGCTGTGTTTACTACAGATATATACAGTGCACAGAAAAGAGTTTGGTGTTGCATTATCTGGGAGGTAAACAACCATTTTAGCAATTGGCTTGGGACTATACTCAGCATGTTTTATTTGTTCAAGATAGCCAATTTTTCCAACCCTCTATTTCTTCacctaaaaagaaaaactgagaaagttcTCCTCATGATATTTTTGGGGACCTTCCTGTTTTTGGTTTCATATGTTAGGATGATAAACAACAAGATTGCTTGGGTGAATGATTATGAAGGAAATGTGACTTTGAAGAACAAACTGAAGGACATCACAGGCCTTGCAAACTTACATCTCTTTGGCATGATAAATATCATACCACTTTGTATATCACTGACATGTGTTCTGCTCTTAATCTACTCCCTAGGCAAACATCTCAGGAATATGAAATACCATGGCAAAGGATGTCAAGATACCAGCACCACAGTCCACATAAAGGCCTTGAAAACTGTGGTCTCCTTTCTCTTGTTATATGCTACATActctttctgtgtggttatagCAGGTTGGAGTTTACATAACGCAccagtctttttattttccataacaaTTGGTGCCATCTACCCAACAGGTCATTCTTTTATCTTGATATGGGGAAACCAGAAGTTGAAACAAGCCCTTCAGTTGTTTCTGAAGCAGGTGAGAtgctga